TACTTAGCTGTCATGTAAGGAATGGACAAAGGCGGGAAAACACctagaaatttgttttaaaatatgttttaaataagtttttatcactgttttaaaatatgtaagaatgcttttctacatccattttaaaaaagcaataatctgagaatgcttcattttcttacaGATTCTACTGAGAAGGGAGTGAAGGTTATCCCAGCCGTTGTCTGGGACTCACAAGAATGCTCCAGGCTTATTTCTGCTGCGAATAGGGTATAGTTCATCAATGCTCCTCTATGCTCAAGAGAGCTCTTGCTCCCCCTTAAGCATCTCTTGCTTTCCGCTCTTTTaaagatccccccccccccattaaaAAAGCACGTTGAGATTTGCAATGCAACACATGAACAGGCTAAAACTGCTGCTGGGGCAGGCTGGTCCCAAATCCAGAGCTGTGCACGCTTCTAGCAGTGAAGGGTTGAACCCTCTGGAGCTTTTGCACAATTTCCTGGGTTATTTTGAGATGGCAAGAAGGCCTTATAACAGGAGCCGGGCTGCAGCCATAAATGGGAGGGGCGCATGGTGTTTTTGTGTGTGAGCTGAATACAAGCGAGGTTACACGAAACGGAAAAAGTTTGTATAAACTACTCTCCTCCCCTGTCCCCTTTTCTTGGATCAGAAACCAGCTCTCAAATGCTGGCGATTTGGAGgatttgggagaaaaaagaagaagaagaaaaaaaaagcctctaaGAGGTCACCCATAGTTTTCCTCTGATTGCATTGTAAAGTATGAGAGCTTGCATAGCTGTTAGGGTGGGTTTGTTTCTTTAAGGTGTCTCCCAGTGGGAGGATCAGCAAAATGCAATGTGGCAGCTATGGTAACTCCTATTGGCTTTTAGCACAGCCTTCGGCTGATCGCACAACTTGCTAGCGAAGAAGGTACAGCTGTCCAGGCCTTGGCAGGGATCCCCACCCTCTGCTTACTGCcaaatatcatttttctttctcttttttttctctcagtttcctAAGAAAATTAAGCTTGGAGGAATGGCCTTGTCTGCCTGTTGGCCCCCTCCAAGAACTTCTGGACCTGCTGGGATAAAAGTCTTGTGGTGTCACAGCCCTAGGCAGCCCTGGGACATTGACAGCCAAGGGAGAGGAGGACCCTGAGCTAGATGTGCTTCCGCTGTGTTAGGAGATGCCAGGGAGGCCAGGATGAAATTCTGCTGCTCACCTGTTGCCTCTCTGCATTTTGGAGGTGGAGGAAAGGCATCTGTTCCTGCCTGTGCGTCATGGAGCTTCTCCATACCCAATCCATGCTGGCCAGGCGCAGCttggagagagctgggcttgcTACGGGTGCTCTGCGGCAGCATGGCTAAAGGCAGATGGTGCTTTGCTTCTGCCACGTCGCAAAGCGGAGGCCATGCTCCCGTGCGAGCTGGCTCCCCAGCTACTGGAGCTGGGCATGCAAATGCTGTAGGTGCCTTTGAAGGCCCGTGCACTGGGGCTGGGTTTTCCCATTGTTGTGCAAGGCAGATGCAGGTGGTTGGGGGGCGAAAAGTTAAACTGACTGGAAAAGGCAAGCACACTCGGGGCAAAAATTCCTGAGGTGTCACACACCCCTGGGGGCCAGCAACTTTAGTGAATTAACTCCCTGCTTGCATTAAATGCTGCAGAACCTTAGCAGGCTGCGGTGGGGCAGGTGTTTCATCAGCCAGCACATGGTGAGGTCTGGTGCCAGAGGAGCATGTGCTGtcctcctccagcccctgcCTCTGCAGAGCGTGTTGATGCACTACCAGAAGATGTGCTTGCCCTGGGGCTCCTAGGCAGGCAATTCTGCAGTTCGTCCACAGAAGCTTAGCAAGCATGACGTGTTTGAGTAAGGGTGACAGAAAAAGCCAGGTGAAGTTACTACCCTCAGGTTTACCATGCTTGTTTGGCAAACAAAATGCCCTGGCACAGTAAAAAGTGACCAAGAAGCCATCCATTTTGAAATGCTTGGGTTGCATATGCCATGTAAAGGAGGTGCCTGAAATAAATAAGAGCTAAAGGATGGTGAGCAGTGCAGCGGCAGCACAAAAGTAATTCTCGGGTGGACTATGGATTCCCTATttggaaagagattttttcactaaaaaaaagcaaatattgctCAAGCTCTGTCACGCAGAAAACTCGCAAAATGGCCGTTAAATgtaagatgaagaaaaagctaCACTCGGGAACAAAAGTATGACACAACCCCTTTGTATGGCTGGGGAAATTATGGTATTAGGAAACAGCATGGAACATGTACTATAAACGGgaggtttatttttctgaaggaacaGAGATGAATGGGCAGATCTTATAAATATATGCAGAACTTATAAAAATACCTTCTGATTCATTATGTGAGGTGCATGAAAAGTGTTTCTAACTACAGTAGGAATGAAGTCCACTAATGACTTATTTGAGAACAATAAAAAACATAGAATTACAATTGATGACTGTCACTGAACATTTCAGACACATATATAGTATAAAAGAGAGACTATTTAGTGCTGATAATAACAAGAATCTATTTAACAGCCCTTCTCATGggcaaagaatgaaaaaatctCTTGCAAAATATCTAGTTGTCCAGTACATAAAACCCCACTGACGTGGAAGAGAGCTTTGAACACAGAGATTGCCTGGCTGTGCCTGAAGCATTGTGCTAATAATTAGAGCAAAAAACTCGGCTATATTAGAAATTTCCTGAGCTCCTCagacaaaataagaaattgcCTTAGTACACACAGAATAGCCATTTTGCATACTTTAAATGCATAGAAATATACATTAATCTATTTTATAAGTATTaatcctctctcttttttttaaagacaatatATCTCATCTGATCTGCTTTTATTGCATCATTTTTTGTCTCAGTAGCTTCTTgtgaaattctcattttgttgttttcttgaCACTCtaagcagtgctgctgtggcCTACAACAGCTCTTTCTGTTCCCCGAAAATATTCTTGAATGAGTTTGATTTCTGTCGCTTCCCAGTGGAAGATAGCTCACCCCATACGGAGGTAGACCACTAATTTCCTGCATCCCACAGTTATAGCCTACAGGACTGGCGCCGGTGCatattcagaagagaaaaagatgcaatGGCAGGCAAGAATTTGCAGAAGGTGATTTTGGGATATGAATCCATACATACATCActcaaaatgcataaaaatggTGCCAGTTATCAGGGTAGAAAGTGTGCAAGACAGGGAGAGACAAAGACATTGAGTTTTGGCATactgaaaaactatttttttgctGTCCTAATTCTTGTGATTAGTGATTTGATTGTGCCCCAGCTGCTCTTCTCCCAGGAACCCTGCTGGATCTGCAGCTATGCCGATACGAAACTATATTGTTTGCATCCAGGAATGGTCTACTGTGGAAGATGGCACTCTGGTCTGCCCCTGTGCGCAGGATGGGAGGGCATCTCCAAGTACTGCAGTAACATCAGATGCTTTTGGACCTCGAGCAAGATGGGAATCAGCTAATGTGTTTGGTGTGGCACTTGGTATCTATCTCATAGGGTCATTAGCAGGGTTTCATCTTGAAAGAATGAGACTGCTGTTGGCCCTCTTAGTGCAATCCTACCACGAATGGGCATGCAGTCCCTGGGAGCGGACTATGGCTAGTCAGAAGTGGACCCTGCAGAAGCAAGCAAAGCACAGAACCCTGCTCTTCCTGGGCTGTGCCACTTGTTCGAGGCAGCCTGTGGGCACCTTTTTCCCTCTGGGGTCTTTGCGGTACAAGTGCCCAAGCTAGAGTTTACAGCTTATTCTTAAATCAGCCTGTCAGACTCCTTGCACGCCTGGACGTGGCGCGCTGCATCTGACGCCCTCTGCCGTGACAGCTACATTTGCAAACACAAAACACTGTAGCCCACTCGTCACTCCTATCAAAAGCAGCCGCCTGCAGGTTCACTGCTGTGGACGCGGCTGGTACTGCTCCTTACATTCTCCACTCCGTGTCCCCGGTGCCCCCAGGCAGCCTCcggcacggaggttctgctCCCAGGAGCACCCCACTGTGGATGGGTGGCACAGGGTAAGCCAGCGAGGATGGCAGCGCTTCCAAGGCACACACTCTGTGAAAGCATtaagaaactttttttgttttctaaattacCCTGTTACCAATGGCAAATCATACACAGGTACAGGGAAACTTGTATCTGTTTGCTTCAGAATTCTCCTAAGtctgttctttatttctaaCATCCTCACAGTATTTTCTTAGGTTCTCCTCCTGACTAGGAATTTCTTCTTAGGAGCCGTACCTTGCTGCTAGATTTCTTCATAGTACACATCAAACGTGACATAAACTGGGTTTGCTTGTGTGTGAGcatgaaacattttctcttgTTGCAATCCCTCTGCCAGATTAATACGAAGGAGCTAATACACGCAATGTCCTAGACTGTTACAAGGCAGAGAAGTGCCCAAAGGCTAAGAGACCCTAGTGCCCCCAGCAGGGTTTGCAGGGGCTTTGCTGAGCCCACCCTGGGGTTAACTCGACTTGCCATTGCCTGGGTCCAGGCTCTTCGGGACACAATGGAAACATCAATGAGTGGTGAATGCATGAGGAAGACAGTGTCAGGCAAGCTGGATGCCGATCTGCCAGAATCCTCTGCGCAGTGCAAAATGCCACTTTCTGCTTCTCTAAATGAAATCTGCTCCCTTGATCcatctcccccccacccccaccccagaATTTTCCGAGCTCGATGAACTGATTTTTGATAAGACTCCTAGGGAAGCTGTGATCCCTCCATCTCTCCTACCTCGAGCAATTAGGTTTATTTAGATTTAAGCACAAACATATGATTTTTCAAGATGACACGAACAGCTTAAAGAGAAGACATAATTACATAAATTACTGCATGTGGATTTTTGGTGGCCAGAATAATCAGAAACCTAATTCATATATTACAGAGCATGTGTTTGGCAAGTCTTATATCTCTTAAGGAAATGCTAAAGCTTCTTCTCAGGGGTGACAGTTAACAAGGCAAACTAGCTTATTAAGATTTTGATTAAAGCTAGTACAGGCTCACTGACTGGACCTTTtcctatatatgtatatatatatatatatatatcaaattGAACtagcagacattttttttctttttctttccaagctaTGGTTAAAGACAGAGAGGAGCAAAataagggaggagaagggaagggggaggagaggagggactATTGCTCATTTCCAGCTCAATGTATAGTGCAGGGCAAAAGAGTTACTTTCTTTTTGATGTCTGATCACTTTTGAAGGTGTGCAAAACAGGGCCTGTCTAGTTGCTGCCTTTTTCAGCAGACAGCGAGGACATTTCAAGGTGCTACTTATGCTACAGCTTGCTGAAATGAGACTCTTTTAGCAAAGATAGACACTGCAGAAAccaaaaaataattccaaattattttaacGCTTTTAACCCTTGCAAAAGATGTGCATGGTGATGCTTGCCTCTGAGAGTGGCAAGACTGCCCTCAAATACTGAAGCACTGTGAATGGAACCATTGCTTGCACTGAAAAATACCCACATGATGGCTGGTTTGGAGAAGTGATCGTATAAGGCACAACCCTGCCTTTTGCCTGGGTGAAGTTTGAACGACTAGACTGACATGTCTTTTCCCTCAAAAAAGGCTCAAACTTCTGAAATGACTATCCGTAGAGATCGGCCAGCTAACAGTCATACACCTCTATGAAAACCCCAGCTGCCTATTTTAGCAATACTTAacagttgtttttttatttaatatttgtataGGAGTTGTGCCAAAAACCTCCCTGTCAGGAATCAGAGTCCCGGTGTGGTAAACCGTGTGCACCCTTCTGCTGGTCCTGATGTCAccagcttttctttcagctaaCCTTGCTTCCCACAGTGTGATAACTGATTTTCAGGGGTGAAAGGCAGATTTGTCCTGCATAACGGAAAATGCTCCTTTCTTTCTGAACGCCAAAAGCCTGGAGTCAGTGAACTCTACAAGCGAGAGActatgcaaaaaaattaaaatcaaattctcCCCCAAAGTCTTGCTGTAATATAGGAGGAACAGCATATCCAGAAGAGATAGTGTCACCCTGCTCCCTCGTTACATGTCTGTACACtcatgcagagaaaaatatgagCACCAGCAGTACCAGGGAGATTGAGAAGACCATAACAAAAAGCTGACAGGATGTTTGTTGGAGAACAGCATCTTTTCTTCCTATCTAGCTCAGTTTAACAGGATTCTGCCCTGCAGTCTTTACTGCAGCAAAAGTCCTACCAAAGTGAATTCAGGAAGGCAAGACTGGTTCCTCTCTCAGTATGCGTAGTGAGTCCTGAAGAAGGGACAAGCACGTTGCAAAAGCTGGCCTTGATCGGACAGTTTTGACCACATAGGGAGTCTTCTGAGAACAGAGGAGCCCTATTGTAGGACCAGGGCTATAATGTTGACAATACGCAATAATGCTTAATGAGAGTTGGAGCTGACGCTTTGTTTGCCCAATGCAATGAAAAGTCATCATGTTGCAGCTGAATCTGAACACCAGCTTGGTTAATCCACTGCAAATGTCAAGGTCTGGTTGGGGGGCTGGAGGTCCCTGAGGTAGAAATGGTTAAAGAGGGTATAAATATGAGGGTATTTGGGTAAAGGCTGTTGTGCTTTGATTCATTGGCTGACTGAGTTAAATCTGTTATTTGTATGATGAGTTGTTGATGCTGAGTGGTCATCTTCTACAACTGCAAATCTAATTAAATGCTAGGAtacctagatttttttttccacagatttttttactgctttaattCTCCAGATCTAATCATTAATTAGCATGCTGCTGTTAGGATCCAGCTGGAGGACTTGCTTTTCCTCACATCCAAATTTGTCTAAGAAGTAAATCATAAGTGTTGGTGTATAGCACTCTCCAAGTGACTTAGAACAACCCACTGAGATGTCTGATGGGATCATGAGCTAGCGAGTATCAGCAAGGTTGCTCTGAGCCAGCAGAGAATCTGGCCCAGCACATTTTTCATGGCACAGcagtttttttaatcatttttccccCTAATCTTCTGTGAAGCCTGGATAGGGAAAAAAGCTACCAAAAATGTATGCTTTTCCCGACCAGCAGCTGTAATTCCCTGATTACATGTAGAGCTTGCTTTGTGCTCTGGGTTGTGGTGGCGTTCCCTTACATGTTCATGGCCTCATCAAACTATTCCTATGGCTTGCAGCAAGACATAAATTCTGTAGATTTCAAGCTTAGAGATTTCAAAGTTCTGCTGAACCACATGGAAATGATTCTCAGAACTGCggctataaaaataattatattgcCAGGAGGAAAGAGTGACAAGAAATGTCCCCAGAAGAGATTTCAGCTGCAGTTACAAGATCTGTCCCTGCTCTGCAAGAAACTGTAGTGATCTTCAAGGCTAATTTATTGCCACTACTTATGCCCATATAAAATACGCCCAAAAtatgctgaaggaaaaaatgcaaagggtGGTAATCAGAAAGAGCTGCAGTCTTCCCCTTTGTTTTAATGATGAAGCTTGCAAACTCTTAAAATTGGAGCAACTCCGCACAGACAATCAGTGTGGAGATGACTAATCTGGAGACAAATTAGGTCTACTTAGctaaaatgtattaatttacTGGTCCCTTAATGATCCTTCAATACGCATCTGTCAAGATAGGACTTTTACCACAGCACTGGCTCCAGCAGACGAAGTAATAACAtgcttttgctgctcttctATATGGTCTTTAGTTCTGATCCAGCGTTTCTGTCCACCACGCGTGTCTCTAACTCTGTATGATCGGTAGGTAATTAGTTTATGTGCATATATTCTATAGCAGATTTGTCTTTTGCATTTGTGTTTCTCTCGAGAATTTTCCTTGCACCCTCTCTTTCAAGGGTCTCTTAATTTGAGCTTTTGCTGGCTGAGTGCTATATATTTGGTGTACTCTGTGTAACAGATTTATTCTTTCccaagaaaagacagaaacGTAAACAGAAGatccaaaatgcattttgctggGCTTTTAAATGcactgagatgaaaaaaaacacactataAACCTATTAATGTAAATACCAAACTTTACAATCCTTCCTGTCAAGGaaacatatttacattttgtaagGATACGTATAAAAAAATAGGGCTTTTGGGACAAAAAGGGCTTAGTTCCAGTGTCACAACACCCCCAGTTAACTGTAGTTCTCTCATAAACTATAGAATTAGGTTGTTCCCAGGGCCAGCAAAGATAACATCTGTTTGCTTCTTTAAGGACAAAATGAAATAGGATGCTAATGTTTTATTCTGGAAACAGCCCTAGAATGCTTAAGGAACAATTGTAAGAATGCTGTGTCTCACATACGTGCACTCTACTCATCTCCCAAAACGCAAAAAGATGGCAAAGGCATTATTAATCGAAGTACCAGCCCGTGGAATGCAAACAGCTCATCACAGAGCCCACTGATGATAGCGCAAATAGAAAATGGGTTTTGCGGGCCGACTTGTCATATGGCCCCAGGGTTTAATGCTATATCGTGGTTTACACTTTGCTGAtgcttttgtggttttgttctttttgtgcTGGCTTTTATTCCTGGTGTCCCTGGCATCCTGGTTACGTACTGCTTTTCCTTACCAAGTGGCATAACGGGAAAAACgtattttctgttctcctgATATTTGTGCAGTTTAGAGTATTTGAACttcccaaaggaaaataaaaaaggcagttGCAAGGTAAGAGGCACAGGAACCAgtggggaggaggtggagatgggaggaaaggaggcttGGGGAGATCGGCCTTTCAGACATTCACTGAAACATCCGATCGCCTGGCACACTAATAGGAGTGAGAAGGTGTGCCTGTTCCACTTGAAACAACAGGAATAAGTTGTCTTTAATTACacagagcagaacaggaaaACCTCTTCCTGCCAAAGAAATGAGCAAAAGTCACCTACTGGCATTTGTGGAGGCCAGGTGGCATTTTACCAGTTCCCAGGACTCTGATTTTCTAATCAAAAAGCTGCTCTGATTTTTCGACTGAACAGTAATGACTGCCCCTTCAAAGAGATAGCCTTCCTTgcctatttctttccaaaaccCAAGGAAAAGGGAGAACCTTCACGGCGATACAGTCCGAACGGCATTCACCCTGTTTTTTTGTGCACACCCCAAGTTTGTGGCAATTGCTGATTCCTAAGAAATGCAGGATGCACTCCCAAATTCACAGCACCATTtcctaaggattttttttttctttttttgccatctAGACCGCAGTCAGATGCCTCTCGTGTGCAAAAGCACCTTCTGAAGGGACAGATGCATACAGACTCCCATGCCACATCAGCTGAATATATTTGCccattttaatgcatttctcGACCTTTTTTTGCTGGCAGACACAAATTTTGTTACCATAagcgatagaatttgacaccCCACCACACCACACCAGGCCATTTGTCAACAACGTTTTCAACAGTTTGACCGCACATGTGTTcacgcacacacagacacaaaagtTAGAAGCAAGCGGGGAAAGTTTGGGGGTTCAGGGTTACTCAAGGAAGATGGTGCTCTCTGTGAATGCAAATGATAAGCAAAAAGCCGTCTCTAGCCAGTTGGTTGGAAGTTGAATTTTGGAAAAGATACCAAATATCAATTCACCGCGAGGCAAATGGAAAACATGTCTAGGTTTGGCTCTATTTCGTAGTTTTTCATGCACTCTGAAGTATCgctctgaatttcttttattaagGAGCAGTCTCTGAGGATCCACATATAATATCCACCTTGTCAGAACAGTGTTAGTAATAATTCTATTACTAGTAAATTTGGAACatgatttaaaaagcagtttttgcCTCTGAAGTACTGCTTGAAACAGAGGAACAGATATATATTAGataatagattaaaaaaaacatgggCTAATGGCAGCACATCATTTAGGAAACAACAGAATAAATGCATTGTTCCATCACAGCACTTTAGTATTCAGCCAATCTAAACTGCTGAAGAAATATGTGTTTGAGACATTTTACATCTGTTTTTGACAAGAAGCCTGGGTTTggggtgtgtttttttaatctatttgcTGTAGCCTTTTTAGGCAGATTAGCATGGGAAAAGACATTAGGTTTTATATAGAGAGAGCTTATCTTTTGAAAAAAGTCACTCGACTTTGTCTTTTTACAGTTGAAATTTGGGCACAGTGTGTAAAAAATCATAATGGTAGTAATACCCATAAAAAACAAGGCAGCAGAGTCacctttttaaacaaaatgaagtagCAGACAGGTTTAAATTCATTAAAGCATGCAATGGATGGagtaattaatttgtttttaaaaaagtgaccTTTTGGGGGCTTTCTAGAAGAATGTACAGAAACTTTTATTGCagcattaaaatacagaatgttTCAAGATGCAAGTGAAACATTTGCTTAAAGTGgtttctaaaatgattttaagtCTGCATTTTACACCAGCAGTAAGTCCTTCTCTGAACACTTCTTGGGTTTTTGCAAATAACTTACGGCAATTGTGTCAAGGCTTTTAACTGGGCTATTTATTGCTGATAAAACAAAGATGGATTTgcctctttaaaaaatactggcCAATGGGCTGGAATGAACTTTCTCTTCGTCTTTAAGGAACTGGGTCTCTGCATggtgaaattatttcattttgcatcatGCACTGTGTTATGGGAGGCAAACTGCCCTATCCTCAGTCTTGCATCTgtaaacagcatttcttttgaaattggTTTGCAATAGTTTACTAGGGTCTGCTTTATGTACTGAATCCAAGAAAGCAACTGGATGTATGCAGACTCTGGATGATACAATGCAGAACTGGTCTGCTTAATTAGCTTGGAGTGAGGGTGTTATTAaaggccttttcttttctttatagttttttctccccagcacattaaaaaggaaacataagAGGAAGTAGCTTTCTGGTAATagaaaatgaggaggaagagcttaGCACTCGGAGTAAATCAGAAACTGCACTCCAGTTGAGAAAAGCCTAACACTGGCCTTAAATTTACTggtgctttggggaagggaaaCTGAACGCTATGAAAATCAGACCAGAGTTTGCTGTTCGTGGCATtaagggggaaggggaaaaaagcaggcaCAGCATCTGCCGGCTGCTGCTTCAAACGGAAACGCAGCTCGGATGGCGGTGGAGAGGGGGCTCCGCCAGCGGACGCCACTGGGGTCCTCTTGACCCGCCGCatcccccggccccgctgccacCCTGGGGTGAGCAGAGGATGCAAGGCGCACTCAGCACCAGGTTTTTAGGGCACAGCCACCCGCTGAACCTAGCAGCAGCTGGTTCCGATCCCCATGGCAGGCTGTTTTACTGATCGCCCtttcctctcttaaaaaaaaaaaaaaaaaaaatccttccccAAAGCAACACTTTCTGGCAAATTTTGTGTGGCGATGActtctccccccaccaccacttTGCCTTGCCAGTGGGCTCTCTGCACcacttccctctctcccccccccccattacaGCTGAGTGGAAACATGCTGGTATTTCTAAAAACGGGCAAATCTGACTTTCGTTCTCCCCAGGAGCTCCTCTGTTTGAGTGTTAGCTGGTGTGCTGGAGTGGGAAGGAGCCGGCCACATTTACATTGCCTGGTGAGGCACAAGGTCCCTGGCCTGCTGCAGTGCCCCAGTCCCAGCTCCCGGCCAAGCTATCCCACCTCACCTGGGCACCGTTGCGGCTGAAACACTCCCGCGGCCCCTCTACCTTCCCCCCCGACATACATCACCAGCTGCACCAAGCCCCACATCCAGCCAAGGCCAGCAAGAAACCTCCAGCCACTCCAGCCCTCACCCGAGGAGACCTGGAGCATCTCGACGCAAGCTAGGAGAACAAAAGAGGTACCTACCCCTTTGGCAGATGCATTTGCTTTGCCCTGGCGGTGGCTAGTGTGAGGCCGACATGGACCATGCTCCTTCCATCCTCCATACTGAGAAGGCATAACTCAGCCTCTCATGAGCCACGTAACTGCAGCTAGTCATCTTACTGTCCATCTCGTCGCTCTGTAGGACTTGGTAGAGGAAGTCTATATACCTAGCCGCGAGCTTGAGGGTCTGGATTTTACTGAGTTTGTCAGAGGGCAAGGTGGGGATGATTTTCCTCAGGGCTGCAAAGGCTTCATTGAGCGACTGAgtcctctgcctctctctgaCATTGGCCAGGATCCTCTGGCTCTGCAGTTCTTCATAAGACTGGGAGCTGGGACTAgactttttccccctcttccctgGGTTGGGGCTGCCATCTTCGCTGGATTTCTTACTGTATCTTCTTTTCCTGCCAAATCTCTTTGGCTGCCTTTCCAGCTCCTCTTCACTGGTCCCCAAGCTATCCACAGGGGAAACAGGAGAACTGGAACTTTCTTCCATGCTTTCTGcaagaaggggaggggaagagacTTTCCCCCCCTCCTAATGttatgtgagtgtgtgtgtctTAAATGTGCTTTAAATTCCTGAGACAGATCCTTTGGAAAAacaggaggttttttttttttttgctgaccAAACGTTTTCCAGGTTGCTTGAAGGGCTCTTATTTCAAGGACGGGGTTGTGCAAAAATTGAGGTCTTGGAGAGAGGAAGTTATTCTAACTTTTTGGAAACTTTAGCTGAGCTCAGTTGCTAAATAGTTGTCAGAAGTGAGGGAGGTGCGGGGCTCCCTTCTGATTGGCCGGCCAGGTCAGTGGGAGGAAAGCTTTTCGCCTGCTAAACTTTCACAGTTTTATGTTACACTTAACTAAAATCTTGGGAATGCACCTTGAATAAAAGATAGCTTGCGACCATTCCCCCCAACtcaaccctccccccccgcccccgatTCAGGATTTGCAGCTGGGGAAGGGATCCCTCCAGAGCAACCCCTTGCTTGAGCTTTCAGGGTGCTGGTTTGCTTGTGGCGTGCTTGCAAACTTTACAATGTGCCTCTCAGCCCCTTCGCACAGCTCTGGGAACGGGATCCTATCTGGCCAAGGGGTACATCCCAGCTCTGTTGCTGGGCTGCGGTGGTACCTAGCCTGAATCAGGCTGCCAAGTATGGTGCATGCTATAGTTCGGCTTTTTCCCAAGCTCTTACACGtgcagggagagaggagaaggcattggcttttgcttttgccCTGTTGCAGTGTTGGGGTTCCTGTGCTGGAGGCCTTGCAAGGTGCCCATGGCAAGCTGCCCTTTGCAAAAAGCCCTTTGCAAAGTGTTCTTGCTTCCTTCCCCTTGCAGCACCCTGCTCACCCAGCTGTGTCCTCCCACATGCAGCCTTGGAGGCGGAGAGATGGGGTGGGAATCTGTCCCCCACCAGGTATGATTGGGTGATTTTGGATTGACAGAAGATCCCTGGGGTGCAAGGTACTGTAGGGAGGGTCAAAGTTTTGGGAGCAGCAGGCAATGTTTCTACTGGCAGGGAACAAAGGGATGTAGAAGACAAACCCAGAAGAACCCAAAATGTGCATCATCTAGAAAGCAGCCAATAGTTTCCAGAAAACTCTGGGAGGTGAGTCCTGGAGCAGTAGTATTGGCCACATAGCACATTCACCTGCCATTTTTCTCcccactttttttctctcttaagtACTATTAGTGCTTTTTGGGAAG
This DNA window, taken from Rhea pennata isolate bPtePen1 chromosome 6, bPtePen1.pri, whole genome shotgun sequence, encodes the following:
- the TWIST2 gene encoding twist-related protein 2 codes for the protein MEESSSSPVSPVDSLGTSEEELERQPKRFGRKRRYSKKSSEDGSPNPGKRGKKSSPSSQSYEELQSQRILANVRERQRTQSLNEAFAALRKIIPTLPSDKLSKIQTLKLAARYIDFLYQVLQSDEMDSKMTSCSYVAHERLSYAFSVWRMEGAWSMSASH